The Echeneis naucrates chromosome 8, fEcheNa1.1, whole genome shotgun sequence genome has a window encoding:
- the LOC115047199 gene encoding myosin heavy chain, fast skeletal muscle-like: protein MSSDAEMAQYGPAAVFLRKPEKERVEAQNRPFDARTACFVPDPKELYIKGIIQKKEGGQVVVKTEAEETVTVKEEDCHPMNPPKYDKIEDMAMMTHLNEPSVLFNLKDRYAAWMIYTYSGLFCVTVNPYKWLPVYDPQVVSAYRGKKRMEAPPHIFSVSDNAYQNMLTDRENQSVLITGESGAGKTVNTKRVIQYFATIAVAGGDKKDHSSGKMQGTLEDQIISANPLLEAFGNAKTVRNDNSSRFGKFIRIHFGTTGKLASADIETYLLEKSRVTFQLAEERSYHIFYQIMTGHKPELIEMLLITTNPYDFPMISQGQISVASIDDKEELLATDTATDILGFTNEEKVSIYKLTGAVMHYGNMKFKQKQREEQAEPDGTEVADKVAFLMSLNSADLLKGLCYPRVKVGNEYVTKGQTVPQVTNAVGALAKSVYEKMFLWMVIRINEMLDTKQPRQFFIGVLDIAGFEIFDFNSMEQLCINFTNEKLQQFFNHHMFVLEQEEYKKEGIDWEFIDFGMDLAACIELIEKPMGIFSILEEECMFPKASDTSFKNKLYDQHLGKTNAFQKPKIVKGRPEAHFSLVHYAGTVDYNITGWLEKNKDPLNESVVQLYQKSSMKLLAYLYASFSGTEAESGGDAGGGKAGKKGGKKKGGSFQTVSAVFRENLGKLMTNLRSTHPHFVRCLIPNEIKTPGIMDNHLVIHQLRCNGVLEGIRICRKGFPSRILYADFKQRYRILNASAIPEGQFIDGKKASEKLLGSIDVDHTQYRFGATKVFFKAGLLGTLEELRDEKLASLVTQTQALCRGYLMRKEFSKLIAQRDCVWILQYNLRSFMNVKHWPWMKLFFKIKPLLKSAETEKEMATMKEDFIKCKDDLTKSEAKRKELEEKMVSLLQEKNNLLLQVQADSENLCDAEERCEGLIKSKIQLEAKLKEVTERLEDEEEMNAELTAKKRKLEDECSELKKDIDDLEITLAKVEKEKHATENKVKNLLEELAGQDENIGKLTKEKKALQEAHQQTLDDLQAEEDKVNSLTKAKSKLEQQVDDLEGSLEQEKKIRMDLERAKRKLEGDVKLTQESLMDLENDKQQSEERIKKKEFENNQLLSNIADEQAINNQLQKKMKELHARIEELEEEVEAERAVRAKIEKQRSDLTREIEEISERLDEAGGATATQIEMNKKREAEFLKLRRDLEESTLHHEATTAALRKKQADSMAELGEQIDNLQRIKQKLEKEKSEMKMEIDDLSSNMETVAKTKVNLEKMCRSLEDQLMELRTKNEENTRQISDLTNQRARFQTENAEVSRQMEERESLISQLTRGKQGFTTQIDELKRLIDEESKAKNALAHSLQSARHDCDLLREQYEEEQEAKAELQRSLSKANTEVALWRNKYETDAIQRTEELEEAKKKLAQRLQEAEEQIEAVNSKCASLEKTKQRLQSEMEDIMVDVEKSNNLAATLDKKQRNFDKILAEWKQKYEESQAELEGAQKESRSLSTELFKLKNSYEEALDHLETMKRENKNLQQEISDLTEQLGETGKTIHELEKFKKQVETEKYDMQTALEEAEASLEQEESKILRVQLDLNQVKAEVDRKVAEKDEEIDQMKRNHQRVMESMQATLDAEVRSRNDALRVKKKMEGDLNEMEIQLSHANRQAAEAQKQLRNIQGQLKDAQIHLDDSVRGQDDMKEQVAMMERRTALMQAEIEELRAVVEQTERSRKMAEQELVDASERAGLLHSQNTSLLNTKKKLEVDATQLHGEIDEAVQEARNAEEKAKKAITDAAMMAEELRKEQDTSAHLERMKKNLEVTVKDLQHRLDEAENLAMKGGKKQLQKLEARVRELENELEAEQKRSTEAIKGVRKYERKVKELSYQSEEDKKNNVRLQDLVDKLQIKMKAYKRHAEEAEEQSNVHMARFRKAQHELEEAEERADVAEALANKMRAKSREIGTKVLSSYLI, encoded by the exons ATGAGCAGCGACGCTGAGATGGCCCAGTACGGGCCGGCGGCCGTTTTCCTCCGCAAACCTGAGAAAGAGCGAGTGGAGGCCCAGAACCGGCCTTTCGACGCCCGGACGGCCTGCTTCGTGCCCGACCCCAAGGAGCTGTACATCAAAGGGATTATCCAGAAGAAGGAAGGTGGCCAAGTCGTCGTGAAGACTGAAGCTGAGGAG ACTGTaacagtgaaggaggaggactgCCATCCCATGAATCCTCCAAAGTACGACAAGATCGAGGACATGGCCATGATGACCCACCTCAACGAGCCCTCCGTGCTGTTTAACCTCAAAGATCGTTACGCAGCCTGGATGATTTAT ACGTACTCCGGGCTCTTCTGCGTCACCGTCAACCCGTACAAATGGCTGCCGGTCTACGACCCGCAGGTCGTCTCGGCCTACAGAGGCAAAAAACGCATGGAGGCCCCACcgcacattttctctgtgtctgaTAACGCATATCAAAATATGCTCACAG ATCGGGAGAACCAGTCTGTCCTGATCAC CGGAGAATCTGGGGCGGGAAAGACCGTCAACACCAAACGTGTCATCCAGTACTTTGCGACAATCGCAGTGGCTGGTGGCGACAAGAAGGACCACTCATCTGGGAAGATGCAG GGGACGCTGGAAGATCAAATCATCTCAGCAAACCCTTTGCTGGAGGCTTTTGGGAACGCCAAGACTGTGAGGAATGACAACTCCTCCAGATTT GGCAAATTCATCAGAATTCACTTCGGAACGACGGGGAAACTGGCCTCTGCTGACATTGAAACCT ACTTGCTGGAAAAGTCAAGAGTGACGTTCCAGCTGGCTGAGGAGAGGAGCTACCACATCTTCTACCAGATCATGACCGGACACAAACCGGAGCTCATCG AAATGCTTCTCATAACTACAAACCCGTACGACTTCCCCATGATAAGCCAGGGCCAGATCTCTGTGGCCAGCATCGACGACAAAGAGGAGCTGTTGGCAACAGAC ACTGCCACTGATATCTTGGGCTTCACCAACGAAGAGAAAGTCTCCATCTACAAGCTGACCGGCGCTGTGATGCATTATGGGAACATGAAGTTCAAGCAGAAACAGCGGGAGGAGCAGGCGGAGCCAGACGGCACCGAGG TCGCAGACAAAGTGGCGTTCCTCATGAGCCTGAACTCCGCCGACCTGCTGAAAGGCCTCTGCTACCCCAGAGTCAAAGTGGGGAACGAATATGTGACCAAGGGCCAGACGGTCCCCCAG GTCACCAATGCAGTCGGTGCTCTGGCCAAGTCCGTCTATGAGAAGATGTTCTTGTGGATGGTCATAAGAATCAATGAGATGTTGGACACGAAGCAGCCCAGACAGTTTTTCATCGGAGTGTTGGACATCGCCGGATTCGAAATATTCGAC TTCAACAGCATGGAGCAACTCTGCATCAACTTCACCAACGAGAAGCTGCAACAGTTTTTCAACCACcacatgtttgtgttggagCAAGAAGAGTACAAAAAGGAAGGGATAGACTGGGAGTTCATCGACTTCGGCATGGACCTGGCCGCCTGCATCGAGCTCATTGAAAAG CCAATGGGCATCTTCTCCATCCTGGAAGAGGAGTGTATGTTCCCCAAGGCTTCAGACACTTCCTTTAAGAATAAACTCTACGACCAACATCTCGGAAAGACGAACGCTTTCCAGAAGCCGAAGATCGTCAAAGGGAGGCCCGAGGCTCACTTCTCTCTGGTGCACTACGCCGGCACCGTGGACTACAACATCACTGGCTGGCTGGAGAAGAACAAGGATCCGCTGAACGAGTCCGTGGTCCAGCTTTACCAGAAGTCATCCATGAAACTTCTGGCCTACTTGTACGCATCGTTTTCTGGCACCGAAGCAG AATCAGGTGGTGACGCTGGAGGTGGAAAAGCTGGAAAGAAAGGTGGAAAGAAGAAGGGCGGCTCCTTCCAGACagtgtctgctgttttcagg GAAAATCTGGGAAAACTCATGACGAACTTGAGGAGCACCCATCCTCACTTTGTGCGCTGTCTGATTCCAAACGAGATCAAAACACCAG GTATCATGGACAATCACCTGGTCATCCACCAGCTACGCTGTAACGGCGTGCTGGAGGGAATCCGGATTTGTAGGAAAGGATTCCCCAGCAGGATCCTTTATGCTGACTTCAAGCAGCG GTACAGAATCCTGAACGCCAGCGCCATCCCCGAGGGACAGTTCATTGACGGAAAGAAAGCCTCTGAGAAGCTTCTCGGTTCAATCGACGTTGACCACACGCAGTACCGGTTTGGGGCCACAAAG GTGTTCTTCAAAGCTGGTCTACTCGGCACTCTGGAGGAGCTGCGAGATGAAAAACTAGCTTCTCTGGTGACGCAGACTCAAGCACTTTGTCGTGGTTATCTGATGAGGAAAGAATTCTCCAAACTAATTGCTCAAAG AGATTGCGTCTGGATTCTGCAGTACAACCTGCGCTCATTTATGAATGTGAAACACTGGCCATGGATGAAGCTGTTCTTCAAGATAAAGCCGCTCCTCAAGAGTGCAGAGACCGAAAAGGAGATGGCGACCATGAAAGAGGACTTCATCAAGTGTAAGGACGATCTGACAAAGTCAGAGGCCAAGAGGAAAGAGCTCGAAGAGAAGATggtttctctgctgcaggagaaaaataacctgctgctgcaagttCAAGCT GACTCAGAAAATCTCTGTGATGCAGAGGAGAGATGTGAAGGCTTGATCAAAAGCAAAATCCAGCTGGAGGCCAAACTCAAAGAGGTGACAGAGAGActggaggacgaggaggagatGAACGCAGAGTTGACCGCCAAGAAGCGGAAGCTGGAAGACGAATGCTCCGAGCTCAAGAAAGATATTGATGACCTGGAGATCACTCTGGCTAAagtggagaaggagaaacacGCCACGGAAAACAAG GTGAAAAATCTGTTGGAGGAGTTGGCTGGTCAGGACGAGAACATCGGTAAACTGACCAAGGAGAAAAAAGCTCTTCAAGAGGCTCATCAACAGACGCTGGATGATCTTCAagcagaggaagacaaagtcaaCTCTCTGACCAAAGCCAAGTCGAAGCTCGAACAACAAGTGGATGAT CTTGAGGGTTCACTGGAGCAAGAAAAGAAGATCCGCATGGACTTGGAAAGAGccaagaggaagctggagggaGATGTGAAGCTCACACAGGAGTCCCTGATGGATCTGGAAAATGACAAGCAGCAATCTGAGGAGAGGATTAAGAA aaAAGAATTTGAAAACAACCAGCTGCTCAGCAACATCGCAGACGAGCAGGCGATTAATAACCAGCTCcaaaagaagatgaaggaacTCCAT GCCCGTATCGAAGAACTGGAGGAAGAGGTCGAGGCCGAGCGTGCGGTCCGGGCCAAGATCGAGAAGCAGAGGTCCGACCTCACCAGGGAGATCGAGGAGATCAGCGAGAGGCTGGATGAGGCCGGAGGAGCCACCGCCACACAGATCGAGATGAACAAGAAGCGTGAAGCCGAGTTCCTCAAACTGCGCCGCGACCTGGAGGAGTCCACGCTGCACCATGAGGCCACGACCGCCGCGCTGCGCAAGAAGCAGGCGGACAGCATGGCCGAGCTGGGAGAGCAGATCGACAACCTCCAGAgaatcaaacagaaactggagaaggagaagagtgAAATGAAGATGGAGATCGACGATTTGTCCAGCAACATGGAGACAGTGGCAAAAACTAAG GTCAATCTGGAGAAGATGTGTCGTTCCCTTGAAGATCagctgatggagctgaggaccaAGAATGAGGAAAACACACGACAAATCTCCGATCTCACCAATCAGAGAGCCCGTTTTCAAACTGAGAATG CTGAAGTTTCACGTCAAATGGAAGAAAGGGAGAGTCTCATCTCCCAGCTGACGAGAGGAAAGCAGGGATTCACGACGCAGATCGACGAGCTGAAGAGGCTGATCGATGAAGAATCAAAG GCGAAGAACGCCCTGGCTCACAGCCTTCAGTCGGCTCGCCACGACTGCGATCTCCTCCGCGAGCAGTacgaggaggagcaggaggccaaAGCAGAGCTGCAGCGGAGTTTGTCAAAGGCGAACACCGAGGTGGCTCTCTGGAGGAACAAGTACGAGACGGACGCCATCCAGCGCACcgaagagctggaggaggcaaA GAAAAAATTGGCCCAGCGCCTCCAAGAGGCCGAAGAACAAATCGAAGCAGTGAATTCAAAATGTGCATCACTGGAGAAAACTAAACAGCGACTCCAGAGTGAAATGGAAGATATCATGGTGGACGTGGAAAAGTCCAACAACTTAGCTGCCACTCTTgacaaaaagcagagaaactTTGACAAG attcTCGCCGAGTGGAAGCAGAAGTATGAGGAGTCTCAGGCCGAGCTTGAAGGCGCGCAGAAAGAATCCCGATCCCTGAGCACCGAGCTCTTCAAACTGAAGAATTCCTACGAAGAAGCTCTCGACCATCTGGAGACGATgaagagggaaaataaaaacctgcaaC AGGAGATCTCAGACCTGACGGAGCAACTCGGAGAGACTGGAAAGACAATTCATGAGCTGGAGAAATTCAAGAAGCAGGTGGAGACAGAAAAATACGACATGCAGACTGCACTGGAGGAAGCTGAG GCTTCGCTGGAACAAGAAGAGTCCAAGATCTTGCGTGTGCAGTTGGACCTGAACCAGGTGAAGGCTGAAGTGGACAGAAAAGTGGCGGAGAAGGACGAGGAGATCGACCAGATGAAGAGGAACCACCAGCGGGTGATGGAGTCCATGCAGGCCACGCTGGACGCCGAGGTCCGGAGCAGGAACGACGCCCTGAgggtgaagaagaagatggagggagaccTGAACGAGATGGAGATCCAGCTGAGTCACGCCAACAGGCAGGCGGCCGAGGCCCAGAAACAGCTGAGGAACATTCAGGGGCAACTCAAG GATGCGCAAATCCACTTGGATGACTCCGTTAGAGGGCAGGATGATATGAAGGAGCAGGTCGCCATGATGGAGCGCAGAACGGCCTTGATGCAGGCCGAGATCGAGGAGCTTCGGGCCGTCGTGGAGCAAACAGAGAGGAGCCGCAAAATGGCTGAACAGGAGCTGGTGGACGCCAGCGAACGCGCCGGACTTCTTCATTCTCAG AACACCAGTCTCCTGAACACCAAAAAGAAACTCGAGGTGGATGCGACTCAACTACACGGTGAGATAGATGAAGCTGTTCAGGAGGCCAGGAACGCCGAGGAGAAGGCGAAGAAAGCCATTACTGAT GCCGCCATGATGGCggaggagctgaggaaggaGCAGGACACCAGCGCTCAcctggagaggatgaagaagaaccTGGAGGTGACGGTGAAGGATCTGCAGCACCGATTGGACGAGGCTGAAAACTTGGCCATGAAGGGCGGGaagaaacagctgcagaaaCTGGAGGCCAGA GTCCGCGAGCTGGAAAATGAGCTGGAAGCTGAGCAGAAGCGTTCTACTGAGGCGATCAAGGGAGTCCGTAAATATGAAAGGAAGGTCAAAGAATTATCTTATCAG TCGGAGGAAGACAAGAAGAACAACGTCCGGCTGCAGGACCTGGTGGATAAACTCCAGATCAAAATGAAGGCCTACAAACGGCACGCAGAGGAGGCT GAGGAGCAGTCTAACGTGCACATGGCCAGATTCAGGAAGGCCCAGCACGAGCTGGAGGAGGCCGAAGAACGAGCCGACGTGGCCGAAGCTCTGGCCAACAAGATGCGAGCAAAGAGCCGTGAAATCGGGACGAAGGTGCTGAGTTCATATTTGATATAA